One window from the genome of Helicobacter pylori encodes:
- the hopJ gene encoding Hop family outer membrane protein HopJ/HopK, with translation MQFQKTLFSFLSLSLFLSFGIAEENGAYASVGFEYSISHAVEHNNPFLNQERIQIISNAQNKIYKLNQVKNEITNMQNTFNYINNALKNNSKLTPTEMQAEQYYLQSTLQNIEKIVMLSGGVASNPQLAQALEKMQEPITNPLELAENLKNLELQFAQSQNRMLSSLSSQIAAISNSLNALDPSSYSKNISSMYGVSLSVGYKHFFSKKKNQGFRYYLFYDYGYTNFGFVGNGFDGLGKMNNHLYGLGIDYLYNFIDNAKKHSSVGFYIGFALAGSSWVGSGLGMWVSQRDFINNYLTGYQAKMHTSFFQIPLNFGVRVNVNRHNGFEMGLKIPLAVNSFYETHGKGLNASLFFKRLVMFNVSYVYSF, from the coding sequence ATGCAATTTCAAAAAACCTTATTTTCTTTTTTATCTTTATCTTTATTTTTATCTTTTGGTATCGCTGAAGAAAATGGGGCGTATGCGAGCGTGGGGTTTGAATATTCCATTAGTCATGCTGTTGAGCATAATAACCCTTTTTTGAATCAAGAACGCATCCAAATCATTTCTAACGCTCAAAACAAAATCTACAAACTCAATCAAGTTAAAAATGAAATCACAAACATGCAAAACACCTTTAATTACATCAACAACGCTTTAAAAAACAACTCCAAATTAACCCCCACTGAAATGCAAGCCGAGCAATACTACCTCCAATCCACCCTTCAAAACATTGAAAAAATAGTCATGCTTAGTGGGGGCGTTGCATCTAACCCCCAATTAGCCCAAGCGTTGGAAAAAATGCAAGAACCCATTACTAACCCTTTAGAATTAGCAGAAAACTTAAAAAATTTAGAATTGCAATTCGCTCAATCTCAAAACCGCATGCTTTCTTCTTTGTCTTCTCAGATCGCTGCAATTTCAAATTCTTTGAACGCGCTGGATCCTAGCTCTTATTCTAAAAACATTTCAAGCATGTATGGGGTGAGTTTGAGCGTAGGGTATAAGCATTTCTTTAGCAAGAAAAAAAATCAAGGGTTTCGCTATTACCTGTTCTATGACTATGGTTACACTAATTTTGGTTTTGTGGGTAATGGCTTTGATGGTTTAGGCAAAATGAATAACCATCTCTATGGGCTTGGAATAGACTATCTTTATAATTTCATTGATAACGCAAAAAAACATTCGAGCGTGGGTTTTTATATAGGCTTTGCTTTAGCGGGGAGTTCGTGGGTAGGGAGTGGTTTAGGCATGTGGGTGAGTCAAAGGGATTTTATCAACAATTATTTGACGGGTTATCAAGCTAAAATGCACACGAGTTTTTTTCAAATCCCTTTGAATTTTGGGGTTCGTGTGAATGTTAATAGGCACAATGGCTTTGAAATGGGCTTGAAAATCCCTTTAGCAGTCAATTCCTTTTATGAAACGCATGGCAAAGGGTTAAACGCTTCCCTCTTTTTCAAACGCCTTGTCATGTTTAATGTGAGTTATGTTTATAGTTTTTAG
- a CDS encoding class I SAM-dependent methyltransferase, with amino-acid sequence MPSNALLIEEIAHLINVSHSSVHNWIKTNLLEKLEIDHKIYVKTSSFLDFCRNHLGKNKLNKYANKSLKGTHNHQELILKYLKILENSSDLEKLGSYYEEELSNTTKNLEGIYYTPNRIVEQLFTLPKDFDASQATFCDPAVGSGNFIMHALKLGFKVENIYGYDTDAFAVALTKKRIKERYRLDCPNIVQKDFLSLKHTPQFDCIFTNPPWGKKYNQNQKETFKQQFNLSQSLDSASLFFIASVNCLKENAHLGLLLPESCLNIDAFSKMREMALKFQIRSLIDFDKPFKTLMTRAVGLVLKKIPNKDQKISCFYQNKLFKRSPSSFFNNPKKIFNIHCSHQKNKILDHLFSIPHITLKNNAHFALGIVTGNNKERLHSKQEKNTIPIFRGSDILKDRLKAPSQFINADLKDCQQVAPLSLYQAREKIVYKFISSKLVFFYDNEQRLFLNSANMFVLKENFPINAHALKELLNSDLMQFIFESLFKTHKILRKDLECLPLFAQFINNSFDEKFYLKNLGIEKKDPKHFTIRKNHAHRLSFGFRG; translated from the coding sequence ATGCCTTCAAACGCTCTTTTGATTGAAGAAATCGCTCATTTAATCAATGTTTCTCATAGCAGCGTGCATAATTGGATCAAAACCAATCTTTTAGAGAAACTAGAGATTGATCATAAAATTTATGTGAAAACGAGTTCTTTTTTAGATTTTTGCCGCAACCATTTAGGGAAAAACAAACTCAACAAATACGCTAACAAATCCTTAAAAGGCACGCATAACCATCAAGAATTGATTTTAAAATACCTAAAAATATTAGAAAATAGCTCTGATTTAGAAAAGTTGGGTTCTTATTATGAAGAAGAACTTTCTAACACCACCAAAAATTTAGAAGGCATTTACTACACTCCTAATAGGATAGTAGAGCAACTTTTCACTCTCCCTAAAGATTTTGATGCTTCTCAAGCGACTTTTTGCGATCCGGCTGTGGGGAGCGGGAATTTTATCATGCATGCTTTAAAACTGGGTTTTAAGGTTGAAAATATCTATGGCTATGATACGGACGCCTTTGCTGTCGCTTTGACTAAAAAGCGTATTAAAGAGCGTTATCGTTTAGATTGCCCTAATATTGTGCAAAAAGATTTTTTAAGTTTAAAACACACCCCACAATTTGATTGCATTTTCACTAACCCGCCATGGGGTAAGAAATACAACCAAAACCAAAAAGAAACTTTCAAACAGCAATTCAACCTCTCTCAAAGCCTAGATAGCGCGTCGCTCTTTTTTATAGCGAGTGTGAATTGCTTAAAAGAAAACGCTCATTTGGGGCTATTATTACCCGAAAGTTGTTTGAATATTGATGCGTTTAGCAAAATGCGAGAAATGGCTTTAAAGTTTCAAATTAGAAGCCTGATTGATTTTGACAAACCCTTTAAAACCCTAATGACTAGGGCTGTGGGTTTGGTGCTTAAAAAAATCCCTAATAAGGATCAAAAAATCTCATGCTTTTATCAAAATAAACTATTCAAACGCTCACCCTCTTCTTTTTTCAACAACCCTAAAAAGATTTTTAATATCCATTGCTCTCACCAAAAAAATAAAATTTTAGACCACCTTTTTTCCATTCCCCATATCACTTTAAAAAATAACGCTCATTTTGCTTTAGGGATTGTTACAGGCAACAATAAAGAAAGATTACACTCCAAGCAAGAAAAAAATACCATTCCTATTTTTAGGGGTTCAGATATTTTAAAAGACAGATTAAAAGCCCCTAGCCAATTCATTAACGCTGATTTAAAAGACTGCCAACAAGTTGCTCCCTTAAGTCTTTATCAGGCTAGAGAAAAAATCGTGTATAAATTCATTTCTTCAAAGCTTGTCTTTTTCTATGACAATGAGCAACGCCTTTTTTTAAACAGCGCGAACATGTTTGTTTTAAAAGAAAATTTCCCTATCAACGCTCATGCGTTAAAAGAATTGTTAAACAGCGATTTAATGCAATTTATTTTTGAATCGCTTTTTAAAACGCATAAAATCTTAAGAAAAGATTTGGAATGTTTGCCCCTATTTGCGCAATTTATCAACAATAGTTTTGATGAAAAATTTTATTTAAAAAATTTAGGGATAGAAAAAAAAGACCCTAAACATTTTACAATCAGGAAAAACCATGCACATCGCTTGTCTTTTGGCTTTAGGGGATAA
- a CDS encoding glycosyltransferase family 9 protein: MHIACLLALGDNLITLSLLKGIASKQQQPLKILGTHLTLKIARLLECEKHFEIIPLFENVPAFYDLKKQGVFWSMKDFLWLLKALKKHKIKHLILEKQDFRSFLLAKFVSITTPNKEIKNVYQNRQELFSQIYGHVFDNPSYPMNLKNPKKILINPFTRSIDRSIPLEHLKIVLKLLKPFCVTLLDFEERYAFLQDEVTHYRAKTSLEEVKNLILESDLYIGGDSFLIHLAYYLKKNYFIFFYRDNDDFMPPNGENENFLKAHKSHSIEQDLAKKFRHLGLL, translated from the coding sequence ATGCACATCGCTTGTCTTTTGGCTTTAGGGGATAACCTCATCACGCTTAGCCTTTTAAAAGGAATCGCTTCCAAGCAGCAACAACCCCTTAAAATCCTAGGCACTCATTTGACTTTAAAAATCGCCAGGCTTTTAGAATGCGAAAAACATTTTGAAATCATCCCTCTTTTTGAAAATGTCCCTGCTTTTTATGACCTTAAAAAACAAGGCGTTTTTTGGTCGATGAAGGATTTTTTATGGTTGTTAAAAGCGCTTAAGAAGCACAAAATCAAACATTTGATTTTAGAAAAACAGGATTTTAGAAGTTTTCTTTTAGCCAAATTTGTTTCCATAACCACTCCAAATAAAGAAATTAAAAATGTTTATCAAAACCGCCAGGAGTTGTTTTCTCAAATTTATGGGCATGTTTTTGATAACCCCTCATATCCCATGAATTTAAAAAACCCCAAAAAGATTTTGATCAACCCTTTCACAAGATCCATAGACCGAAGTATCCCTTTAGAGCATTTAAAAATCGTTTTAAAACTTTTAAAACCCTTTTGTGTTACGCTTTTAGATTTTGAAGAACGATACGCTTTTTTACAAGATGAAGTTACTCATTATCGCGCTAAAACCAGTTTAGAAGAAGTTAAAAACCTGATTTTAGAAAGCGATTTGTATATAGGGGGGGATTCGTTTTTGATCCATTTGGCTTACTATCTAAAGAAAAATTATTTTATCTTTTTTTATAGGGATAATGACGATTTCATGCCACCTAATGGTGAGAATGAAAATTTTCTAAAAGCCCATAAAAGCCATTCCATAGAACAGGATTTAGCCAAAAAATTCCGCCATTTGGGGCTATTATAA
- the typA gene encoding translational GTPase TypA, protein MKNIRNIAVIAHVDHGKTTLVDGLLSQSGTFSEREKVDERVMDSNDLERERGITILSKNTAIYYKDTKINIIDTPGHADFGGEVERVLKMVDGVLLLVDAQEGVMPQTKFVVKKALSFGICPIVVVNKIDKPAAEPDRVVDEVFDLFVAMGASDKQLDFPVVYAAARDGYAMKSLDDEKKNLEPLFETILEHVPSPSGSVDEPLQMQIFTLDYDNYVGKIGIARVFNGSVKKNESVLLMKSDGSKENGRITKLIGFLGLARTEIENAYAGDIVAIAGFNAMDVGDSVVDPANPMPLDPMHLEEPTMSVYFAVNDSPLAGLEGKHVTANKLKDRLLKEMQTNIAMKCEEMGEGKFKVSGRGELQITILAENLRREGFEFSISRPEVIIKEENGVKCEPFEHLVIDTPQDFSGAIIERLGKRKAEMKAMNPMSDGYTRLEFEIPARGLIGYRSEFLTDTKGEGVMNHSFLEFRPFSGSVESRKNGALISMENGEATAFSLFNIQERGTLFINPQTKVYVGMVIGEHSRDNDLDVNPIKSKHLTNMRASGSDDAIKLTPPRTMVLERALEWIEEDEILEVTPLNLRIRKKILDPNMRKRAKK, encoded by the coding sequence ATGAAAAATATTAGAAATATCGCTGTAATCGCGCATGTTGATCATGGGAAAACCACTTTAGTAGATGGCTTACTTTCTCAATCTGGCACATTTAGTGAGAGGGAAAAAGTGGATGAAAGGGTGATGGATAGCAATGATTTAGAAAGAGAAAGAGGGATCACTATCCTGTCTAAAAACACCGCTATTTATTACAAAGACACTAAAATCAATATCATTGACACTCCCGGGCATGCTGATTTTGGGGGCGAAGTGGAGCGCGTTTTAAAAATGGTGGATGGGGTGCTTCTCCTAGTGGATGCGCAAGAAGGGGTCATGCCTCAAACTAAATTCGTGGTTAAAAAGGCTTTGAGTTTTGGGATTTGTCCTATTGTGGTGGTGAATAAAATTGATAAGCCTGCCGCTGAACCAGATAGAGTGGTGGATGAAGTTTTTGACTTGTTCGTAGCGATGGGGGCTAGCGATAAGCAATTGGATTTCCCTGTGGTGTATGCTGCTGCTAGAGATGGCTATGCGATGAAAAGTTTAGACGATGAAAAGAAAAATTTAGAGCCTTTGTTTGAAACGATTTTAGAGCATGTGCCAAGCCCTAGCGGGAGCGTTGATGAGCCTTTGCAAATGCAAATTTTTACGCTTGATTATGACAATTATGTGGGCAAAATCGGTATCGCTAGAGTGTTTAATGGCTCGGTTAAAAAGAATGAAAGCGTGCTGTTGATGAAAAGCGATGGGAGTAAAGAAAATGGCCGTATCACTAAGCTTATAGGCTTTTTAGGGCTGGCTAGGACTGAGATTGAAAACGCTTATGCGGGCGATATTGTAGCGATTGCCGGCTTTAACGCAATGGATGTGGGCGATAGCGTCGTTGATCCTGCTAACCCCATGCCTTTAGATCCCATGCATTTAGAAGAGCCTACGATGAGCGTGTATTTCGCTGTCAATGATTCGCCCTTAGCTGGGTTAGAAGGAAAGCATGTTACTGCCAATAAATTGAAAGATAGGCTCTTAAAAGAAATGCAAACCAATATCGCTATGAAATGCGAAGAAATGGGCGAAGGCAAGTTTAAAGTGAGCGGGCGTGGGGAATTGCAAATCACTATTTTAGCTGAAAACTTGCGTCGTGAAGGGTTTGAGTTTAGCATTTCACGCCCTGAAGTCATCATTAAAGAAGAAAATGGCGTTAAATGCGAGCCTTTTGAGCATTTAGTGATTGACACGCCTCAAGATTTTAGCGGGGCTATCATTGAGAGATTAGGCAAAAGAAAAGCCGAGATGAAAGCGATGAATCCTATGAGCGACGGCTATACAAGATTAGAATTTGAAATCCCTGCAAGAGGGCTTATCGGCTATAGGAGCGAGTTTTTAACCGACACTAAGGGCGAAGGCGTGATGAATCATAGCTTTTTGGAATTCCGCCCTTTTAGCGGGAGCGTGGAATCGCGCAAAAATGGGGCGCTAATCAGCATGGAAAATGGCGAAGCGACCGCTTTTTCGCTATTCAATATCCAAGAAAGAGGCACGCTTTTTATCAACCCCCAAACTAAGGTTTATGTGGGCATGGTCATTGGCGAGCACAGCCGGGATAATGATTTAGATGTCAATCCCATTAAATCCAAACATTTAACCAACATGAGAGCGAGCGGGAGCGATGATGCGATCAAACTCACCCCGCCTAGGACTATGGTGTTAGAAAGAGCGTTAGAGTGGATTGAAGAAGATGAGATTTTAGAAGTTACCCCCTTGAATTTAAGGATCAGAAAAAAGATTTTAGACCCCAACATGAGGAAAAGGGCGAAAAAATAA
- a CDS encoding DNA cytosine methyltransferase — protein sequence MYKVADIFCGAGGLSYGFSVHPHFELIWANDIDKDAILSYQANHKETQTILCDIAQLHYHNLPRVPIDILLGGPPCQSYSTLGKRKMDEKANLFKEYLRLLDLVKPKIFVFENVVGLMSMQKGQLFQQICNAFKERGYILEHAILNALDYGVPQIRERVILVGALKSFKQKFHFPKPIKTHFSLKDALGDLPPIQSGENGDALGYLKNADNVFLEFVRNSKELSEHSSPKNNEKLIKIMQTLKDGQSKDDLPESLRPKSGYINTYAKMWWEKPAPTITRNFSTPSSSRCIHPRDSRALSIREGARLQSFPDDYKFCGSASAKRLQIGNAVPPLLSAALAHAVFDFLKG from the coding sequence TTGTATAAAGTAGCCGATATTTTTTGTGGTGCTGGAGGGTTGAGTTATGGCTTTTCTGTGCATCCTCATTTTGAATTAATATGGGCCAACGATATAGACAAAGACGCTATTTTAAGCTATCAAGCTAACCATAAAGAGACGCAAACCATTTTATGCGATATTGCACAACTTCATTACCACAACTTGCCACGCGTTCCAATTGACATTCTACTAGGCGGACCACCATGCCAGAGCTATTCTACGCTTGGCAAAAGAAAAATGGATGAAAAAGCGAATTTGTTTAAAGAATATTTGCGGCTTTTAGATTTAGTGAAACCAAAAATATTTGTTTTTGAAAATGTGGTGGGTTTAATGTCTATGCAAAAAGGGCAATTGTTCCAACAAATTTGTAACGCTTTTAAAGAGAGAGGTTATATTTTAGAGCATGCCATTTTAAACGCCCTAGATTATGGTGTGCCTCAAATAAGAGAGCGAGTGATTTTAGTGGGTGCGCTCAAAAGTTTTAAACAAAAATTCCACTTCCCTAAACCCATAAAAACGCATTTTTCTCTAAAAGATGCTTTAGGGGATTTACCGCCCATTCAAAGCGGTGAAAATGGTGATGCTTTAGGTTATCTTAAAAATGCGGATAATGTTTTTTTGGAATTTGTGCGAAATTCTAAAGAATTAAGCGAGCATAGCAGTCCTAAAAACAATGAAAAACTGATAAAAATCATGCAAACGCTAAAAGACGGACAGAGTAAAGACGATTTGCCAGAAAGTTTACGCCCCAAAAGTGGTTATATTAATACCTATGCCAAAATGTGGTGGGAAAAACCAGCCCCCACCATTACAAGAAATTTTTCTACCCCAAGCAGTTCTAGGTGTATCCATCCAAGAGACTCTAGAGCGTTAAGCATTAGAGAGGGAGCAAGATTGCAAAGCTTTCCTGATGATTATAAATTCTGTGGGAGCGCTAGCGCTAAAAGATTGCAAATTGGCAATGCCGTGCCGCCTTTATTGAGTGCAGCGCTCGCTCATGCTGTCTTTGATTTTTTAAAGGGGTAA
- a CDS encoding catalase family peroxidase, giving the protein MKKIGLSLCLVFSLGFLKAHEVSAEEIADIFYKLNAKEPKMKINHTKGFCAKGVFLPNPQARKDLDVPLLNEKEIPASVRYSLGGVAMDDKSKVRGMALKLENQNASWTMVMLNTEINFAKNPNEFAQFFEMRIPKNGKVDEARIKKLYEEVPSYRNFAAYMKTIGISSSVANTPYYSVHAFKFKDKKEKLLPARWKFVPKDGIKYLNPQELKQKDSNYLLSSFQQHLKNKPIEYQMYLVFANKNDATNDTTALWKGKHKELLVGTLKVEKYEGMGCNKDVYFPADLPKGVETPTDPLFQIRNEVYGITFSRRQ; this is encoded by the coding sequence ATGAAAAAAATTGGTTTGAGCTTGTGTTTGGTTTTTAGCTTGGGTTTTTTAAAAGCCCATGAAGTGAGTGCTGAAGAGATTGCGGATATTTTCTACAAACTCAACGCCAAAGAGCCTAAAATGAAAATCAACCACACTAAGGGGTTTTGCGCTAAAGGCGTGTTCCTCCCTAACCCGCAAGCAAGAAAGGATTTAGATGTGCCATTACTCAATGAAAAAGAAATCCCTGCGTCTGTAAGGTATTCTTTAGGAGGCGTGGCGATGGACGATAAAAGCAAAGTTAGGGGAATGGCGTTAAAATTAGAAAATCAAAACGCCAGCTGGACAATGGTGATGCTCAATACAGAAATCAATTTTGCCAAAAACCCTAACGAATTTGCCCAATTCTTTGAGATGAGAATCCCTAAAAATGGCAAGGTAGATGAAGCAAGAATCAAAAAGCTTTATGAAGAAGTCCCCTCTTATAGGAATTTTGCCGCCTATATGAAAACGATAGGGATTAGCTCAAGCGTGGCTAACACGCCTTATTATAGCGTGCATGCGTTCAAGTTTAAAGATAAGAAAGAAAAATTATTGCCTGCGAGATGGAAATTTGTGCCTAAAGACGGCATCAAGTATCTTAACCCCCAAGAATTAAAGCAAAAAGATTCAAATTATCTGCTTTCTTCATTCCAACAACACCTTAAAAATAAGCCCATAGAATACCAAATGTATCTGGTTTTTGCGAATAAAAATGATGCCACCAACGACACGACCGCGCTTTGGAAAGGCAAACACAAGGAATTACTGGTAGGGACATTGAAAGTTGAAAAATACGAAGGAATGGGTTGCAATAAAGATGTGTATTTCCCAGCCGATCTCCCTAAAGGCGTAGAAACCCCTACTGATCCCTTATTCCAAATCAGGAATGAAGTTTATGGAATCACTTTTAGTAGGAGGCAATAA
- the hofC gene encoding outer membrane beta-barrel protein HofC, with product MKLKKRKVAAALLKRFTLPLLFTTGSLGAVTYEVHGDFINFAKVGFNHSPINPVKGIYPTETFVNLTGKLEGSVHLGRGWTVNLGGVLGGQVYDSTRYDRWAKDFTPPSYWDKASCGTDSMSLCMNATKMWQQSGPGGIINPRGIGWEYMGEWNGLFPNYYPANAYLPGGSRRYEVYKANLTYDSDRVHMVMGRFDVTEQEQMDWVYQLFQGFYGTFKLTNKMKFLLFSSWGRGIADGQWLFPIYREKPWGIHKAGIIYRPTKNLMIHPYVYLIPEVGTLPGAKIEYDTNPEFSGMGMRNRTTFYVLYDYRWNNAEYGRYAPARYNTWDPFLDNGKWRGLQGPGGATLFLRHHIDINNYFVVGGAYLNIGNPNMNLGTWGNIIAVDGIEQWVGSIYSLGFAGIDNITDADAFTEYVKGGGKHGKFSWSLYQRFTTAPRALEYGIGMYLDYQFSKHVKAGLKLVWLEFQIRAGYNPGTGFLGPNGQPLNLNNGLFESSAFAQGPQDMGGIKKSITQDRSHLMTHISYSF from the coding sequence ATGAAATTAAAGAAACGAAAAGTTGCGGCTGCATTGCTAAAGCGTTTTACCTTGCCACTATTGTTCACTACGGGTTCATTAGGGGCGGTTACTTATGAAGTGCATGGAGATTTTATCAATTTTGCTAAAGTGGGTTTTAACCATTCGCCCATTAACCCTGTTAAAGGTATCTATCCTACAGAGACTTTTGTTAACCTTACAGGTAAGCTAGAGGGGTCTGTGCATTTAGGTAGGGGATGGACCGTGAATTTAGGCGGTGTTTTGGGCGGACAAGTTTATGATAGCACTAGGTATGATAGGTGGGCGAAGGATTTTACCCCCCCAAGCTATTGGGATAAAGCTTCTTGTGGCACTGATTCTATGAGCCTTTGTATGAATGCGACTAAAATGTGGCAGCAATCAGGGCCAGGTGGTATCATTAACCCTAGAGGTATTGGTTGGGAATATATGGGTGAGTGGAACGGCTTGTTCCCTAACTACTATCCGGCTAACGCCTACTTGCCCGGTGGTTCAAGGCGCTATGAAGTTTATAAAGCGAATCTCACCTATGACAGCGACAGAGTCCATATGGTCATGGGGCGTTTTGACGTTACGGAGCAGGAGCAAATGGATTGGGTTTACCAATTGTTCCAAGGTTTTTATGGGACTTTCAAGCTTACGAATAAGATGAAATTCTTGCTCTTTAGCTCTTGGGGTCGTGGTATCGCTGATGGTCAATGGTTGTTCCCCATTTATCGTGAAAAGCCTTGGGGTATTCATAAAGCCGGTATTATTTATCGCCCTACAAAGAATCTAATGATTCACCCTTATGTGTATCTCATCCCAGAGGTAGGTACATTGCCCGGTGCTAAAATAGAATACGACACCAATCCTGAGTTTAGCGGTATGGGCATGAGAAACAGAACGACTTTTTATGTGTTGTATGACTATCGTTGGAATAACGCTGAATACGGCCGTTACGCGCCCGCTCGTTATAACACTTGGGATCCGTTCTTGGACAATGGTAAGTGGCGTGGCTTGCAAGGTCCTGGTGGTGCGACGCTCTTTTTACGCCACCATATAGACATTAACAACTACTTTGTGGTTGGTGGTGCTTATCTCAACATTGGTAACCCTAACATGAACTTGGGTACTTGGGGTAACATCATCGCTGTGGATGGTATCGAACAATGGGTTGGCAGTATCTACAGCTTAGGGTTTGCAGGGATTGACAACATTACCGATGCTGATGCGTTCACTGAGTATGTTAAAGGTGGAGGCAAGCATGGTAAGTTCAGTTGGAGTCTCTACCAACGCTTCACTACCGCTCCAAGGGCTTTGGAATATGGTATCGGTATGTATCTAGACTATCAGTTCAGCAAGCATGTTAAAGCGGGTCTCAAACTCGTATGGTTAGAGTTCCAAATTCGTGCGGGTTACAACCCTGGAACCGGTTTCCTTGGGCCAAACGGTCAGCCGCTTAACTTGAATAATGGTTTGTTTGAATCTTCTGCGTTCGCGCAAGGCCCTCAAGACATGGGTGGCATTAAAAAGAGTATTACCCAAGATAGAAGCCATTTGATGACACACATCAGTTATAGTTTCTAA
- the hofD gene encoding outer membrane beta-barrel protein HofD — MEIKKYFSYSLFFLLFSSFFLSKLQAYKFNMSIVGKVSSYTKFGFNNQRYQPSKDIYPTGSYTSLLGELNLSMGLYKGLRAEVGAMMAALPYDSTAYQGNNIPNGQPGSRTDPFGAGIFWQYIGWYAGHSGLNVQKPRLAMVHNAFLSYNYKKDKFSFGVKGGRYDAEEYDWFTSYTQGVEGFVKYKDTRLRVMYSDARASASSDWFWYFGRYYTSGKALMVADLKYEKDNLKINPYFYAIFQRMYAPGINITYDTNPNFNNKGFRFVGTFVGFFPIFATPANQNDIILFQQVPLGKSGQTYFFRTRFYYNKWQFGGSVYKNIGNANGDIGIYGDPLGYNIWTNSIYDAEINNIVGADVINGFLYVGSQYRGFSWKILGRWTDSPRADERSLALFLSYFSNKYNIRMDLKLEYYGNITKKGYCIGYCGMYVPVDPNGPGTQPLTHNVYSDRSHIMFNITYGFRIY, encoded by the coding sequence TTGGAAATTAAGAAATATTTTTCTTACTCTCTATTTTTTTTGCTTTTTTCTAGTTTCTTTTTGTCCAAACTTCAAGCTTATAAATTCAACATGAGCATTGTTGGAAAGGTGAGTAGCTATACCAAGTTTGGCTTTAACAACCAAAGATACCAGCCCTCTAAAGACATTTATCCTACAGGTAGCTACACTTCTTTGCTCGGCGAATTGAATTTGAGCATGGGTTTATACAAGGGTTTGAGAGCGGAAGTGGGGGCGATGATGGCAGCGCTCCCCTATGACTCTACCGCTTATCAAGGCAACAATATCCCTAACGGCCAGCCCGGCTCTAGGACCGATCCTTTTGGGGCGGGTATCTTTTGGCAATATATTGGTTGGTATGCGGGACATAGCGGTTTAAATGTGCAAAAACCTCGTTTGGCTATGGTGCATAACGCTTTTTTGAGCTACAACTACAAGAAAGACAAATTCAGTTTTGGCGTGAAAGGGGGGCGCTATGATGCTGAAGAGTATGATTGGTTCACTTCTTACACCCAAGGGGTTGAAGGCTTTGTCAAATATAAAGACACCAGGTTAAGGGTGATGTATTCAGACGCTAGGGCTTCAGCATCAAGCGACTGGTTTTGGTATTTTGGGCGTTACTATACAAGCGGTAAGGCTCTAATGGTGGCAGATTTGAAATATGAAAAAGACAACCTAAAAATCAACCCTTATTTTTATGCGATCTTTCAAAGAATGTATGCGCCAGGCATTAATATCACTTATGACACCAACCCTAATTTCAACAATAAGGGTTTTCGTTTTGTAGGCACTTTCGTGGGGTTTTTCCCCATTTTTGCCACTCCGGCTAATCAAAATGATATTATCCTCTTCCAACAAGTGCCATTGGGCAAGAGCGGGCAAACTTATTTCTTCCGCACCCGTTTTTACTATAATAAGTGGCAATTTGGAGGCAGTGTCTATAAAAATATCGGTAACGCTAATGGTGATATAGGTATTTATGGCGACCCTTTGGGGTATAACATTTGGACGAATAGTATTTATGACGCAGAAATCAACAATATTGTTGGCGCTGATGTTATTAACGGGTTTTTATATGTAGGCTCACAATATAGAGGTTTTAGTTGGAAAATTTTAGGCCGTTGGACGGATAGCCCAAGGGCTGATGAAAGGAGTCTCGCACTCTTTTTGAGTTATTTTTCTAATAAGTATAATATTAGAATGGATTTAAAACTAGAATATTATGGCAATATCACCAAAAAAGGCTATTGTATTGGGTATTGTGGCATGTATGTTCCAGTCGATCCTAATGGGCCTGGGACACAGCCTTTAACGCACAATGTGTATTCTGACCGAAGCCATATCATGTTTAACATTACTTATGGTTTTAGGATTTACTAG